A single genomic interval of Coccidioides posadasii str. Silveira chromosome 1, complete sequence harbors:
- a CDS encoding uncharacterized protein (TransMembrane:1 (i34-59o)), whose product MATELEVGRGEATNYDGKLKLFFRLVFIQGRRPFFFFFSLSLFFLDVPIIIIHCGHFGITRINHIPKNFGPIIFRCDRRSKEGLRAQSATPSCSASFTAEAVISPCYRCRAEYSAPRKYPQPIAVAADEPDPTSSPGGPAANYFFDPAGTNESLAAPDP is encoded by the coding sequence ATGGCGACAGAGCTTGAAGTTGGGCGTGGAGAAGCAACAAACTACGACGGAAAACTGAAACTATTTTTCAGACTTGTGTTTATCCAGGGCAGGAgaccttttttcttttttttttccctctccctttttttcctagATGTTCCTATTATTATCATCCATTGTGGTCATTTCGGCATAACGCGGATCAACCATATTCCGAAGAATTTCGGGCCTATAATTTTCCGCTGCGATCGTCGATCGAAGGAGGGGTTGAGGGCGCAATCTGCAACACCCTCCTGTTCTGCTTCATTTACGGCGGAGGCCGTCATTTCTCCGTGCTACCGATGTCGAGCAGAGTACTCGGCCCCCAGGAAATATCCGCAACCGATCGCAGTCGCTGCCGACGAACCGGACCCCACCTCATCACCGGGCGGGCCCGCCGCCAACTACTTTTTCGATCCCGCGGGGACTAACGAAAGCCTTGCCGCGCCCGACCCATAA
- a CDS encoding uncharacterized protein (EggNog:ENOG410PQB2~COG:S~BUSCO:3320at33183), with protein MDHKQPALSRTLPKDFTFHAFDEPRTPTRPAKELEIPPPPHHSSYRLRRPPLDIISNLGYNAMPFCSPDVPLPSIEFSKEVDTSSSSLDTNLTRHTSPGRLEVPPPQRRDPKTPEAQVREDIVGERRSWREESFTSGSDPIPRPSSACSNTSDSSVSSSGSFGSHPSFGGSCTSFESEIQDPFLAHSFPDRKQPLESPSKPAIARNVSPQFPGGHRWTSEMDNHLWNAYQLYLQDPTITPFKTVPGSVPPLGVSHRVAREARRTWPRVKHGLAKRHGQDTSQELESKADPTPEARSGSCTPKPGVVNSKPLWPRSDASTRKRLKQLCRRRFSIAPHYQRLLQSRSPSPFPELFIRSSSSSLSMGSYGASNPFARDLGVSLVATSLPASIPAVTIENKHVNSEQTNWFNNVAEQPLAMEPQTQSELQPPRNLVDEGPATIPRLGSPFMYHTWGPDTSRRHLRPVPPPNVPETIHGPTGSRLRSSIPPEMITSAHKRRAMNQLDDEISPDRNAPPDLLPEPSKDEKKNPNYRRVRLRNRGATTSGLSSRERLNQLFTPPSHFGSNESKASALPATSSQAEPRKEEIKRLGSPFNSDRCAGRSLQSRHAPSRSEPFILARPTRDRASSLQSPPPFYFQHKDDVVSSPPA; from the coding sequence ATGGATCACAAACAGCCCGCTTTGTCGCGCACCTTGCCGAAGGATTTTACGTTCCACGCTTTCGATGAGCCTCGCACGCCAACAAGACCAGCCAAGGAGCTCGAGATCCCGCCGCCTCCACATCATTCTTCTTATCGCCTTAGGAGGCCTCCACTTGATATTATCTCGAATCTCGGTTATAATGCGATGCCGTTTTGCTCCCCGGATGTTCCCTTACCCTCTATTGAATTCTCCAAGGAAGTAGATACGTCTTCCAGCTCGTTAGATACTAATCTAACTAGACACACATCTCCCGGGCGCCTTGAAGTACCGCCGCCACAGAGACGCGATCCTAAGACCCCTGAAGCGCAAGTACGAGAAGATATCGTGGGAGAACGCCGTAGCTGGAGAGAGGAGAGCTTCACCTCTGGATCTGACCCTATTCCACGCCCATCTTCAGCTTGCTCAAATACTTCAGATTCATCAGTGTCCTCAAGTGGATCTTTTGGCTCTCATCCCTCTTTCGGCGGCAGTTGTACGAGTTTTGAGAGTGAGATTCAAGACCCTTTTCTTGCGCACTCATTTCCTGATCGAAAGCAACCCCTCGAGTCTCCTTCTAAACCTGCAATCGCGCGAAATGTTTCACCTCAATTTCCAGGTGGCCATCGATGGACATCGGAGATGGATAATCATCTGTGGAATGCTTATCAACTGTACCTCCAGGACCCAACCATCACCCCATTCAAAACCGTTCCAGGCAGCGTTCCGCCACTTGGTGTGTCCCATCGTGTTGCTAGAGAAGCTCGCAGGACATGGCCAAGAGTAAAGCACGGTCTCGCCAAAAGGCATGGTCAAGATACATCTCAGGAACTCGAATCAAAAGCCGACCCAACGCCCGAAGCAAGGAGTGGTAGCTGCACCCCTAAACCTGGAGTGGTCAACTCTAAACCGCTTTGGCCACGGTCCGATGCCTCGACAAGGAAGAGGCTAAAGCAACTTTGCAGAAGAAGGTTTTCCATTGCGCCACATTATCAAAGGCTTCTACAATCTCGAAGCCCTTCACCTTTCCCTGAGCTTTTCATCCGCTCTTCTTCTAGCTCGCTCTCCATGGGATCATACGGTGCCTCTAATCCTTTTGCTCGTGATCTTGGTGTTTCACTTGTCGCAACGTCTCTGCCTGCTAGTATTCCTGCAGTCACTATTGAAAATAAACATGTAAATTCCGAGCAGACAAACTGGTTTAACAATGTTGCGGAACAACCTCTAGCGATGGAACCCCAAACCCAATCCGAGTTGCAGCCTCCAAGGAATCTAGTCGATGAAGGCCCAGCTACCATCCCTCGCCTTGGTTCACCGTTCATGTATCATACATGGGGCCCTGATACTTCTCGTCGCCACCTTCGTCCAGTTCCACCCCCGAATGTTCCTGAAACCATCCATGGACCCACTGGCTCGCGGCTCCGCTCCTCTATCCCTCCTGAAATGATCACGAGCGCTCACAAAAGACGCGCAATGAACCAATTAGACGATGAAATCAGCCCAGATAGAAACGCACCTCCCGACCTCCTACCAGAGCCCTCAAAGGACGAGAAGAAGAACCCGAATTATCGACGAGTCAGACTGCGAAATCGCGGGGCAACTACGAGTGGACTAAGCTCTCGAGAACGGTTGAATCAGCTTTTCACTCCACCGTCGCATTTTGGCTCCAACGAGAGCAAGGCTAGCGCTCTTCCGGCAACCTCATCCCAGGCTGAACCGCGAAAGGAAGAAATTAAGAGGCTCGGGTCGCCGTTTAACTCTGACCGTTGTGCAGGCAGATCTTTACAGTCACGCCATGCACCTTCACGCTCAGAACCTTTTATCCTTGCCAGGCCCACCCGAGACAGAGCTTCTAGTCTTCAAAGCCCTCCGCCGTTCTATTTCCAGCATAAGGATGATGTGGTTTCTTCCCCCCCAGCTTGA
- a CDS encoding uncharacterized protein (BUSCO:186701at4751~EggNog:ENOG410PFEY~COG:D~TransMembrane:1 (o1126-1145i)~BUSCO:582at33183) encodes MSLDELRALHRGWMDKDWSKQRKGALKEVSGNKSKHPVVSAGKANQPDKSLSAQLQNKLVIHNDRQPAKENGEAVEVFRDAKEGKPKKIKVREIKGETQTVKTKLDSPTGPKLKRKNTSEPTMTFHTRAATDEIYSIFNQPLKAELQAAEHPDSICGSDYEDDDYTSAGESTATGRISAIHSEFGDDETSAFERTQDINGESEFDDQTKTGVSEWTEFSPAEHISQFHSEHREGIQGSGSETNISSSSQGHFQDPAHFLPADENENAMYSSSSDRLKEHRFVPIQPEDYNPPTGPYRDPYTVAQNRLPFMTPILEQTESSLASTIFREKLSTKTPSKMGKPFCPSATPAIPEVDGSELLGSPFQDYTQANDAVLEYTREIISPSKIGIPFQPPAPKFPVFKRNGHVIITEHQCNPMERAIQEKILRSVQPALHTYEGYYDHKIEVGGNAPEIKRYFKSLVKGSKGNGGDKSPAVPPVLCFSGAVRSYAIKRELGEGGFAPVYLAESVDSPDTFSDSDDENDGYELSPCTPSPKGKELKTIRNSDRGSLEAVKVETEPPSAWEFYMLRTAHTRLSSTSLHRRAADSIVLVHELHHFKDETILVEDYRGQGTLIDLINVMRAECKAGAGSTDSGLDEAVSMFFAIELFRTVESLHACGIIHGDLKADNCLVRLDEAGGAPISLLDTDLNGIDYSPSGAHGWLNKGLTLIDFGRAIDMHAFIPDVQFIADWKVAAHECPEMKECRPWTYQVDLYGLAGIVYIMLFGKYMEIITVSNTENESGANSGFGSRRNYRIKESLKRYWEREVWSEVFDLCLNPTSEKWVEAERQHSGANVDPRSARSADGNRLTMPMINSMRVVREKMENWLAANAARKGLQSQLNKMETLISKKRAKRGADKD; translated from the exons ATGAGTCTTGATGAGTTGAGAGCCTTACATCGAGGTTGGATGGACAAAGACTGGTCAAAACAAAGGAAGGGCGCGTTGAAGGAGGTATCTGGAAATAAAAGCAAGCATCCGGTTGTCAGCGCAGGCAAGGCCAACCAGCCGGACAAGTCTCTATCAGCACAACTACAAAACAAATTAGTGATACACAATGACCGCCAACCGGCTAAGGAAAATGGTGAAGCCGTTGAAGTGTTTCGAGATGCAAAGGAAGGAAAGCcaaaaaagataaaagtGAGAGAAATCAAAGGGGAGACTCAGACAG TCAAAACTAAGCTTGACTCTCCAACGGGCCCTAAGTTGAAGCGAAAGAATACGTCAGAGCCAACAATGACTTTCCATACTCGTGCAGCAACCGATGAGATATACAGCATATTCAATCAGCCGCTAAAAGCCGAATTGCAAGCAGCCGAACACCCTGATAGCATATGTGGCAGTGAttatgaagatgatgattaTACCAGCGCTGGAGAGAGCACAGCAACCGGGCGAATATCTGCCATCCATAGTGAATTTGGGGATGATGAGACCAGTGCCTTTGAAAGAACACAAGATATCAATGGAGAGAGTGAATTTGATGATCAAACAAAGACTGGCGTCAGTGAATGGACAGAGTTTAGTCCTGCTGAACACATTTCGCAATTTCACAGTGAACACAGAGAGGGTATACAAGGGTCTGGAAGTGAGACGAAcatttcatcttcatctcAAGGTCACTTTCAGGATCCTGCTCATTTCCTGCCTGCTGATGAAAACGAGAATGCTATGTATTCTTCCAGTTCAGACAGGCTCAAAGAGCACAGATTTGTCCCCATCCAGCCAGAGGATTATAATCCACCAACTGGCCCTTATCGGGATCCCTACACTGTTGCTCAGAATCGATTGCCGTTCATGACTCCGATTTTGGAACAGACGGAGTCTTCCCTGGCTTCAACCATTTTCAGAGAGAAACTGAGCACCAAGACACCATCAAAGATGGGTAAACCCTTTTGCCCTTCAGCTACTCCGGCGATTCCAGAGGTCGACGGCTCGGAGCTTCTAGGCAGCCCATTCCAGGACTATACCCAGGCGAATGACGCTGTGCTTGAGTACACTCGAGAGATTATTTCTCCCAGTAAGATTGGGATCCCGTTCCAGCCACCCGCTCCAAAGTTCCCTGTGTTTAAACGAAACGGCCATGTGATTATCACAGAGCACCAATGCAACCCGATGGAGCGCGCAATCCAGGAAAAGATTTTACGTAGCGTGCAACCTGCGCTGCATACGTATGAAGGATATTACGATCACAAGATTGAGGTTGGAGGAAATGCACCGGAAATTAAAAGGTACTTCAAGAGTTTGGTTAAAGGCTCAAAAGGAAATGGAGGAGATAAATCGCCTGCCGTGCCGCCTGTCCTCTGTTTTTCAGGTGCGGTTCGTAGCTATGCTATCAAACGAGAATTGGGCGAAGGCGGTTTTGCGCCCGTCTATCTGGCCGAAAGTGTTGATTCTCCAGACACTTTCAGTGATTCTGACGACGAAAATGATGGATATGAGCTGAGCCCATGCACTCCCTCACCGAAAGGAAAAGAGCTTAAAACTATACGAAACTCCGACCGCGGGTCACTTGAGGCCGTTAAGGTAGAAACGGAACCCCCGTCGGCCTGGGAATTTTACATGCTGCGTACCGCCCATACGCGGCTTAGCAGCACAAGTTTGCACCGGCGTGCAGCCGATAGTATTGTTCTAGTGCATGAACTCCACCATTTCAAGGACGAAACAATTCTCGTGGAGGATTATCGTGGCCAAGGCACATTGATTGACTTGATCAACGTCATGAGGGCTGAATGCAAGGCTGGAGCAGGTTCAACAGACTCAGGCCTTGATGAGGCGGTTTCCATGTTTTTCGCTATTGAATTGTTTCGAACAGTCGAAAGTCTTCACGCATGCGGAATTATCCATGGCGATCTAAAGGCAGACAATTGTCTCGTTCGACTTGATGAAGCTGGTGGCGCTCCTATTTCGCTTTTGGACACCGATCTGAACGGTATCGATTATTCACCATCGGGAGCGCATGGTTGGCTGAACAAAGGTCTTACCTTGATCGACTTTGGTCGGGCGATCGACATGCACGCTTTTATCCCGGACGTTCAGTTCATTGCGGATTGGAAGGTTGCTGCGCATGAATGCCCCGAAATGAAGGAATGCCGACCGTGGACATACCAGGTCGATCTCTACGGACTCGCTGGTATTGTTTATATCATGTTATTTGGGAAGTATATGGAGATTATCACCGTATCGAACACGGAAAACGAAAGCGGCGCGAATAGCGGTTTTGGCTCTCGTCGAAATTATCGAATCAAAGAATCGTTGAAGAGGTACTGGGAACGGGAAGTCTGGTCGGAAGTCTTCGATCTGTGTCTTAACCCCACGAGTGAGAAATGGGTAGAGGCCGAACGGCAACATTCTGGCGCGAATGTCGACCCAAGGTCAGCCAGAAGTGCTGACGGGAACAGGCTCACAATGCCCATGATTAACTCGATGAGGGTTGTTCgtgagaagatggagaatTGGCTTGCAGCGAATGCGGCTCGCAAGGGGCTGCAAAGTCAGCTGAACAAGATGGAGACTTTGATATCGAAGAAGCGGGCCAAACGAGGTGCGGATAAAGATTAG
- a CDS encoding uncharacterized protein (EggNog:ENOG410PFEY~COG:D~TransMembrane:1 (o744-763i)), whose amino-acid sequence MSGSGDLINFDVIESQKENIQALPTGRSAKALVAAISPLSSGNYSRCSPDDTQSVNDSIRAEYERELEAVGESDDPLDIYDRYVKWTLDAYPSAQATTKSGLLPLLERATKTFLSSSHYKNDPRYLRLWLHYIRLFSDAPRETFAFLSRHGIGEGLALFYEEFAAWLEGAGRYAQAEEVYKMGLEREARPMERLMRKFGQFQDRMEQRPGNPDGPSSPALPTVRPALAAKVDPFASARPPPENPQEESRTRGIGGGTKTRSGKPKMAIFNDADSGAMGPSPAAAPTKGWDSIGSIRERKKENLIEPRPWVGETLKAGKKTNPKQKMAIFRDPNSISNNAKAVPPENLPQNQRERVDARTGKVEQVFVNLAAVYPDPENPALEMSLDELRALHRGWMDKDWSKQRKGALKEVSGNKSKHPVVSAGKANQPDKSLSAQLQNKLVIHNDRQPAKENGEAVEVFRDAKEGKPKKIKVREIKGETQTVKTKLDSPTGPKLKRKNTSEPTMTFHTRAATDEIYSIFNQPLKAELQAAEHPDSICGSDYEDDDYTSAGESTATGRISAIHSEFGDDETSAFERTQDINGESEFDDQTKTGVSEWTEFSPAEHISQFHSEHREGIQGSGSETNISSSSQGHFQDPAHFLPADENENAMYSSSSDRLKEHRFVPIQPEDYNPPTGPYRDPYTVAQNRLPFMTPILEQTESSLASTIFREKLSTKTPSKMGKPFCPSATPAIPEVDGSELLGSPFQDYTQANDAVLEYTREIISPSKIGIPFQPPAPKFPVFKRNGHVIITEHQCNPMERAIQEKILRSVQPALHTYEGYYDHKIEVGGNAPEIKRYFKSLVKGSKGNGGDKSPAVPPVLCFSGAVRSYAIKRELGEGGFAPVYLAESVDSPDTFSDSDDENDGYELSPCTPSPKGKELKTIRNSDRGSLEAVKVETEPPSAWEFYMLRTAHTRLSSTSLHRRAADSIVLVHELHHFKDETILVEDYRGQGTLIDLINVMRAECKAGAGSTDSGLDEAVSMFFAIELFRTVESLHACGIIHGDLKADNCLVRLDEAGGAPISLLDTDLNGIDYSPSGAHGWLNKGLTLIDFGRAIDMHAFIPDVQFIADWKVAAHECPEMKECRPWTYQVDLYGLAGIVYIMLFGKYMEIITVSNTENESGANSGFGSRRNYRIKESLKRYWEREVWSEVFDLCLNPTSEKWVEAERQHSGANVDPRSARSADGNRLTMPMINSMRVVREKMENWLAANAARKGLQSQLNKMETLISKKRAKRGADKD is encoded by the exons ATGTCGGGCTCCGGGGACCTGATCAACTTCGATGTGATCGAGTCGCAAAAGGAGAATATCCAGGCCTTGCCCACCGGGAGATCAGCAAAGGCTTTGGTAGCAGCAATCTCTCCTCTCAGCAGCGGCAACTATTCACGATGCAGTCCCGACGATACACAGTCCGTCAACGATTCGATTCGAGCAGAGTACGAGAGAGAACTCGAGGCCGTTGGTGAATCGGACGATCCTCTCGATATATACGATCGATACGTCAAATGGACTCTAGACGCTTACCCGTCGGCACAAGCAACCACGAAGTCTGGTCTCCTTCCGTTACTCGAGCGAGCCACAAAGACATTTCTTTCGTCCAGCCACTACAAGAACGACCCGCGGTATCTACGCCTCTGGTTACATTATATCCGCTTGTTCTCGGACGCTCCCCGGGAAACGTTTGCATTCTTATCGCGTCACGGGATCGGTGAGGGCCTGGCTTTGTTTTACGAGGAGTTTGCGGCTTGGCTTGAGGGCGCGGGACGTTATGCTCAAGCGGAAGAGGTATACAAGATGGGATTGGAACGGGAAGCCCGGCCGATGGAGAGATTAATGCGCAAGTTTGGTCAGTTTCAGGATAGAATGGAGCAAAGACCAGGGAATCCGGATGGGCCCTCTTCACCAGCTTTACCTACCGTACGCCCGGCCTTAGCGGCCAAGGTTGATCCCTTTGCGTCCGCGAGACCGCCGCCTGAGAATCCGCAAGAAGAGAGCAGAACCAGGGGTATAGGGGGCGGAACGAAAACTCGCAGTGGAAAGCCGAAGATGGCGATATTTAACGATGCGGATTCTGGTGCAATGGGACCAAGTCCTGCGGCAGCACCGACGAAGGGGTGGGATAGTATTGGATCCATTCGAGAAAGGAAGAAGGAAAACTTGATTGAGCCACGGCCCTGGGTAGGCGAAACCCTAAAGGCTGGAAAGAAAACAAATCCAAAGCAGAAGATGGCGATATTTCGCGATCCG AATTCAATATCAAATAATGCAAAAGCTGTTCCACCTGAAAATCTTCCACAAAACCAGAGAGAAAGAGTCGATGCCCGAACAGGAAAAGTCGAACAGGTTTTCGTTAATCTTGCTGCCGTGTATCCTGATCCTGAGAATCCCGCTCTCGAGATGAGTCTTGATGAGTTGAGAGCCTTACATCGAGGTTGGATGGACAAAGACTGGTCAAAACAAAGGAAGGGCGCGTTGAAGGAGGTATCTGGAAATAAAAGCAAGCATCCGGTTGTCAGCGCAGGCAAGGCCAACCAGCCGGACAAGTCTCTATCAGCACAACTACAAAACAAATTAGTGATACACAATGACCGCCAACCGGCTAAGGAAAATGGTGAAGCCGTTGAAGTGTTTCGAGATGCAAAGGAAGGAAAGCcaaaaaagataaaagtGAGAGAAATCAAAGGGGAGACTCAGACAG TCAAAACTAAGCTTGACTCTCCAACGGGCCCTAAGTTGAAGCGAAAGAATACGTCAGAGCCAACAATGACTTTCCATACTCGTGCAGCAACCGATGAGATATACAGCATATTCAATCAGCCGCTAAAAGCCGAATTGCAAGCAGCCGAACACCCTGATAGCATATGTGGCAGTGAttatgaagatgatgattaTACCAGCGCTGGAGAGAGCACAGCAACCGGGCGAATATCTGCCATCCATAGTGAATTTGGGGATGATGAGACCAGTGCCTTTGAAAGAACACAAGATATCAATGGAGAGAGTGAATTTGATGATCAAACAAAGACTGGCGTCAGTGAATGGACAGAGTTTAGTCCTGCTGAACACATTTCGCAATTTCACAGTGAACACAGAGAGGGTATACAAGGGTCTGGAAGTGAGACGAAcatttcatcttcatctcAAGGTCACTTTCAGGATCCTGCTCATTTCCTGCCTGCTGATGAAAACGAGAATGCTATGTATTCTTCCAGTTCAGACAGGCTCAAAGAGCACAGATTTGTCCCCATCCAGCCAGAGGATTATAATCCACCAACTGGCCCTTATCGGGATCCCTACACTGTTGCTCAGAATCGATTGCCGTTCATGACTCCGATTTTGGAACAGACGGAGTCTTCCCTGGCTTCAACCATTTTCAGAGAGAAACTGAGCACCAAGACACCATCAAAGATGGGTAAACCCTTTTGCCCTTCAGCTACTCCGGCGATTCCAGAGGTCGACGGCTCGGAGCTTCTAGGCAGCCCATTCCAGGACTATACCCAGGCGAATGACGCTGTGCTTGAGTACACTCGAGAGATTATTTCTCCCAGTAAGATTGGGATCCCGTTCCAGCCACCCGCTCCAAAGTTCCCTGTGTTTAAACGAAACGGCCATGTGATTATCACAGAGCACCAATGCAACCCGATGGAGCGCGCAATCCAGGAAAAGATTTTACGTAGCGTGCAACCTGCGCTGCATACGTATGAAGGATATTACGATCACAAGATTGAGGTTGGAGGAAATGCACCGGAAATTAAAAGGTACTTCAAGAGTTTGGTTAAAGGCTCAAAAGGAAATGGAGGAGATAAATCGCCTGCCGTGCCGCCTGTCCTCTGTTTTTCAGGTGCGGTTCGTAGCTATGCTATCAAACGAGAATTGGGCGAAGGCGGTTTTGCGCCCGTCTATCTGGCCGAAAGTGTTGATTCTCCAGACACTTTCAGTGATTCTGACGACGAAAATGATGGATATGAGCTGAGCCCATGCACTCCCTCACCGAAAGGAAAAGAGCTTAAAACTATACGAAACTCCGACCGCGGGTCACTTGAGGCCGTTAAGGTAGAAACGGAACCCCCGTCGGCCTGGGAATTTTACATGCTGCGTACCGCCCATACGCGGCTTAGCAGCACAAGTTTGCACCGGCGTGCAGCCGATAGTATTGTTCTAGTGCATGAACTCCACCATTTCAAGGACGAAACAATTCTCGTGGAGGATTATCGTGGCCAAGGCACATTGATTGACTTGATCAACGTCATGAGGGCTGAATGCAAGGCTGGAGCAGGTTCAACAGACTCAGGCCTTGATGAGGCGGTTTCCATGTTTTTCGCTATTGAATTGTTTCGAACAGTCGAAAGTCTTCACGCATGCGGAATTATCCATGGCGATCTAAAGGCAGACAATTGTCTCGTTCGACTTGATGAAGCTGGTGGCGCTCCTATTTCGCTTTTGGACACCGATCTGAACGGTATCGATTATTCACCATCGGGAGCGCATGGTTGGCTGAACAAAGGTCTTACCTTGATCGACTTTGGTCGGGCGATCGACATGCACGCTTTTATCCCGGACGTTCAGTTCATTGCGGATTGGAAGGTTGCTGCGCATGAATGCCCCGAAATGAAGGAATGCCGACCGTGGACATACCAGGTCGATCTCTACGGACTCGCTGGTATTGTTTATATCATGTTATTTGGGAAGTATATGGAGATTATCACCGTATCGAACACGGAAAACGAAAGCGGCGCGAATAGCGGTTTTGGCTCTCGTCGAAATTATCGAATCAAAGAATCGTTGAAGAGGTACTGGGAACGGGAAGTCTGGTCGGAAGTCTTCGATCTGTGTCTTAACCCCACGAGTGAGAAATGGGTAGAGGCCGAACGGCAACATTCTGGCGCGAATGTCGACCCAAGGTCAGCCAGAAGTGCTGACGGGAACAGGCTCACAATGCCCATGATTAACTCGATGAGGGTTGTTCgtgagaagatggagaatTGGCTTGCAGCGAATGCGGCTCGCAAGGGGCTGCAAAGTCAGCTGAACAAGATGGAGACTTTGATATCGAAGAAGCGGGCCAAACGAGGTGCGGATAAAGATTAG
- a CDS encoding uncharacterized protein (TransMembrane:2 (i21-42o62-90i)), with translation MSVRELHVSLQLWWKIKRATYLFQYMWVFSSFSLRVFTVLFLSKLRNIQTLCLSKVVFWGELALIIKGIIVGIITVILILTRVAIGATFISTVPKKGIARGWHCSCSDSLYHQVRWVGSEAPWSRRPRERRRKNLD, from the coding sequence ATGTCTGTCAGAGAGTTGCATGTAAGCCTCCAGCTTTGGTGGAAAATCAAGAGGGCTACCTATCTTTTCCAGTACATGTGGGTCTTCTCAAGTTTTTCTCTCAGGGTGTTTACTGTACTGTTTCTGTCAAAGCTGAGAAACATTCAGACTCTTTGCTTGAGCAAGGTAGTGTTCTGGGGGGAGCTGGCCCTCATCATCAAAGGTATCATTGTTGGAATCATCACTgtcatcctcatcctcacCAGGGTAGCTATTGGAGCCACTTTCATATCCACTGTCCCAAAAAAGGGCATCGCGCGGGGCTGGCATTGctcttgctctgactctcTTTATCACCAGGTCCGATGGGTTGGGAGCGAAGCGCCATGGTCAAGACGGCCTAGGGAGCGACGAAGAAAGAACCTGGACTGA
- a CDS encoding uncharacterized protein (EggNog:ENOG410Q551): protein MMTAHHRHQASLERILDFSPQEVLTPEERAQAENIFSQFISHCEPRQSAHPYKKVTLVRLTYEYSEAKDKFLQQFFIYLGFQFHENESPTFASGVSRFPDFGPSSPPSKKREVEGVLGSFAEFLFGNFFLPLRAAGNKTPQPTPAALSAKFEDVVGTPARLSILRRDCLIRDHHRCVVSRVFDREEAAERVNRDRSNAQDDDGQRLVYVPGQFSYLEVAHIIPHLIMSTTRGNQPELSEAKKSALAILDMFAPGMIHLIEGSNIDRPANAITLSPDIHKLFGDFKFYFEALDPSTHPPYTYRIDSRETNMFLRPEGLPVTRTLLLSPNRTIDPPSAKLLAIHRAISIILHLSAAGVYIDKIIRDMEQLWAKSDGSSAVDHIVSLKLGGWLGGVYGHSRSTSGNPGSKSPASRSRRRESTTTTSTGQTFPSHRPTA from the exons ATGATGACGGCCCACCACAGGCATCAGGCGTCTCTCGAGCGCATTCTCGATTTCTCCCCGCAGGAGGTTCTGACTCCAGAGGAACGGGCACAGGCCGAAAATATCTTCTCCCAGTTTATTAGCCACTGCGAACCTCGACAGAGCGCTCACCCATATAAGAAAGTAACGCTTGTTCGTTTAACCTACGAGTACTCGGAAGCAAAGGACAAGTTCTTGCAACAGTTCTTCATTTATCTTGGCTTCCAGTTCCATGAAAATGAATCACCGACCTTTGCCAGTGGAGTGTCTCGATTTCCTGACTTCGGACCATCTTCTCCCCCATCAAAGAAGAGGGAGGTCGAGGGAGTCTTGGGTTCGTTTGCGGAATTTCTGTTTGGAAATTTCTTTCTGCCGT TGAGAGCTGCGGGAAATAAAACACCGCAACCTACACCAGCAGCTTTATCCGCCAAGTTTGAGGACGTAGTCGGAACTCCTGCTAGACTATCGATTCTCCGACGTGATTGTCTAATCCGTGACCATCACCGGTGTGTGGTAAGCCGGGTCTTCGATAGAGAAGAGGCGGCGGAGAGAGTCAACAGAGACAGATCTAATGCACAAGACGATGATGGACAGCGGCTTGTCTATGTCCCTGGCCAATTTTCGTACCTCGAGGTAGCACATATCATCCCACATTTAATCATGTCAACAACCAGGGGAAACCAACCAGAGTTG AGCGAAGCCAAAAAATCCGCCCTTGCAATCCTCGATATGTTCGCTCCGGGGATGATTCATTTGATTGAGGGCTCGAATATTGACCGCCCAGCCAACGCTATAACCTTATCACCGGACATTCACAAGCTTTTCGGTGACTTCAAATTCTATTTTGAGGCGCTGGATCCTTCCACCCATCCACCTTACACCTACAGGATAGATTCTAGGGAAACGAATATGTTTCTCCGTCCAGAAGGGCTACCAGTTACCCGAACCCTACTCCTCTCGCCAAATCGGACCATCGATCCACCATCGGCGAAGCTACTTGCAATCCATCGAGCAATCAGTATCATCCTTCATCTCAGTGCTGCTGGGGTTTATATTGACAAGATCATTAGAGATATGGAACAACTGTGGGCTAAGAGTGATGGCTCTTCGGCAGTAGATCACATTGTCTCTCTAAAGTTAGGTGGTTGGCTTGGTGGAGTGTATGGACACTCTCGATCTACAAGCGGAAATCCTGGATCTAAAAGCCCGGCTTCGCGAAGTAGAAGACGAGAATCAACGACTACGACATCAACAGGGCAAACCTTTCCGTCTCATAGACCTACCGCCTGA